From Phycodurus eques isolate BA_2022a chromosome 13, UOR_Pequ_1.1, whole genome shotgun sequence, a single genomic window includes:
- the plk3 gene encoding serine/threonine-protein kinase PLK3 has translation MDIGCFTAAPPRLSCHAANADLSKKPSADGAQQAGAPVAKAGRAKSDPGKTELAQVVTDARTGRSYSKGKLLGKGGFARCYEMTDLSSNKMYAVKVIPQSRVSKPHQREKITNEIELHKTLSHKHVVKFSHHFEDHDNIYIFLELCSRKSLAHIWKARHTLTEPEVRYYLRQIISGLKYLHSRGILHRDLKLGNFFVNENMELRLGDFGLAAKLETVEQRKKTICGTPNYLAPEVLNRQGHGTESDVWSFGCVMYTLMCGNPPFETLDLKETYKCIKEVRYNLPSGLSPAAQKLISSILQKTPSDRLTLDQILNHEFFTKGFTPDRLPPSSCVMVPELRPPSPAKKFFTKMAKSLFGKKKTKVEKSPCEEKEETEISKLVSGIVKCSINRQISYKTVGPNEVPSPGGQLVSSVPLEQTPAEEESRKSISRSFKGTMASSSEPCEDVVTPSAVAESAMKVLNGCLATMPTATRNPPCLSRPQSFLWVTKWVDYSNKYGFGYQLSDQSIGVLFNEGTHLSLCDQRKTVHYCLTNNKHFSFPASSLPEQLRSQKQIVELMANYMEQNLMEGGDIHCHEQSSGPPPLLLQWVKTDHALVMLFNNGTLQVNFYTDHTKIILSKSSDSYLLTYISCERVSYTYLLSMVREMGCTTELRHRLRYVLNLLQHHADA, from the exons ATGGATATCGGTTGTTTCACGGCGGCGCCGCCGCGCCTGTCGTGCCACGCCGCGAATGCGGATTTGTCCAAGAAGCCCTCCGCCGACGGAGCCCAGCAAGCCGGGGCCCCGGTGGCCAAAGCCGGCCGCGCCAAGTCGGACCCTGGGAAAACTGAGCTGGCGCAGGTGGTCACCGACGCGAGGACGGGACGGTCGTACAGTAAAGGGAAGCTTTTGGGAAAG GGTGGTTTTGCACGGTGCTACGAGATGACGGACCTGTCGAGCAACAAAATGTACGCCGTCAAGGTGATTCCACAGAGCAGGGTGTCCAAACCACACCAGAGGGAGAAG ATCACCAATGAGATCGAGCTGCACAAAACCCTGTCGCACAAGCACGTGGTGAAGTTCTCTCATCATTTCGAGGACCACGATAACATTTACATATTTCTTGAGCTCTGCAGTCGTAAG TCGCTGGCGCACATTTGGAAGGCGAGACACACGCTGACGGAGCCTGAAGTGCGATATTACCTCAGACAGATTATATCAGGCCTCAAGTACCTCCACAGCAGAGGCATCCTGCACAGAGATCTCAAACTAG gcaaCTTCTTTGTGAATGAAAACATGGAGCTGCGACTGGGAGACTTTGGCCTCGCTGCCAAGCTAGAGACTGTTGAGcagaggaaaaa AACCATCTGTGGAACCCCCAACTACTTGGCCCCTGAAGTGCTCAACAGGCAGGGCCATGGCACAGAGTCAGACGTTTGGTCCTTTGGATGTGTTAT GTACACGCTGATGTGCGGCAACCCACCCTTTGAGACTCTTGACCTGAAAGAGACCTACAAATGCATCAAGGAAGTTCGGTACAACCTGCCCTCTGGGCTGTCGCCCGCCGCACAGAAACTCATCTCAAGTATCCTGCAGAAAACCCCCAGTGACAGACTCACTCTGGATCAAATCCTCAACCATGAATTCTTCACCAAA GGTTTCACTCCAGACAGACTTCCCCCCAGCAGCTGCGTGATGGTGCCCGAGCTCCGTCCCCCCAGCCCGGCCAAGAAATTCTTCACCAAAATGGCCAAGAGCCTCTTtggcaagaaaaaaacaaaag TGGAGAAGTCGCCTTGTGAGGAGAAAGAAGAGACGGAGATTTCCAAGCTGGTGTCCGGCATCGTCAAATGCTCCATCAACCGCCAGATCAGCTACAAAACTGTGGGCCCAAATGAG GTCCCCTCACCCGGCGGTCAGCTGGTCAGCTCGGTGCCTCTGGAGCAGACCCCCGCCGAGGAAGAATCCAGGAAGTCAATCTCGCGCTCCTTCAAGGGCACCATGGCCAGCAGCTCTGAAC ctTGTGAGGATGTTGTCACTCCCTCCGCTGTGGCTGAATCGGCCATGAAGGTTCTCAATGGCTGCTTGGCCACCATGCCAACAG CCACTAGAAACCCACCGTGCCTGTCCAGGCCCCAGTCCTTCCTATGGGTCACTAAATGGGTGGACTATTCCAACAAATACGGTTTTGGCTACCAGCTTTCAGACCAAAGCATCGGCGTGCTCTTCAATGAGGGAACGCATCTCAGCCTCTGTGACCAACGCAA GACGGTCCACTACTGCTTGACCAACAACAAGCACTTTAGCTTCCCTGCCAGCTCTCTACCTGAGCAGCTTCGGAGCCAGAAACAAATTGTAGAGCTCATGGCTAACTACATGGAACAAAATCTAATGGAG GGTGGTGATATTCATTGTCATGAGCAATCTTCTGGTCCTCCTCCTCTGCTGCTGCAGTGGGTGAAGACAGACCACGCGCTTGTCATGCTCTTCAACAATGGAACTTTGCAG